Genomic DNA from Pseudomonas sp. CCC3.1:
CGCTGCCTTCTCAGCCATTTCAAATGCGAGGTTTTCAGCGCCAGCAACAGTAGCGAATAGACGCGTGAGTCGGTTGAGGGTCGGAGTGAACAGCGGACGGCTTAGGGTCGTCGTCCAGGCAACCAGCTCGGCTATGGTTTCCTGCCGAGCCAGGCCAGAGGTGAGAAGGATGTCTAACCATAAGATCACGATGTCGTTAGCTGTATGCGGGTATTCGCGATATCGATTGACCTGCAACTGGGCAGATGTCGATTTGGCTTGGACGATGGCCTCGTTAAGCTGTGACTCGTCTACAGGGTGTGTAAACGAATGCGCCCATAAATTAACCCACAGAAGCAGTGGGCCAATGTCTGCTTCAAATTCCCGAAGCTCCTGCGATTTGCTGTGAGATTTGACAGCTTGCATCTCCTTTCTAAGCTCAGGCGACGCCACCTCGATCAACTCTAGAGGCTTTTCCGATAGAGCTGCGTGTAAGGCACAGGCGCGTAGATAGGGAGTCGGACTGTCGCCCAAGCGCGATGAGAGATGAGTTGGCGGCTGCAGTGGCAGATAACGCTTTAGTAGGTCGCGAGCCTCAAGGGAATCGCAAATCTTGTGGCAATACGCAGTCTCAACCAGTGCCACGATCGCTTGCAACGGAGGTGCACGATCCGAGTCACTGTTATCAGCTCGGATCTGCTGACGGGCCAAAAGCTTGTACATCCGCTCAGTCGGCTCAACGGATAGCAAACGGTTTTGCTTCCTGGTTTCCTCCGCCAGTGCGAGCACTAGCGGCATATCATTACCAGCCGCAACCGCAAGCTCATCAAGCTGTAGATATCGTCCATGATCTAGTAGACGCTGCGCTACAACGCGTCCTGCGGTATAGGATATCGAGCGCGGGCTCCATCTCCGCAGGTTCAAAGCGGCTTGGTCTGCACCGTTGATATTGAGTTGAGCAATTGCCATCATGGCTCGATCCTCGTCCGTCACGGGCTCACTTTTCCGTGCTTCGGGGGATAGTCTGGCCCAGTTAGTCAGCCACTCCTCAGCCATACGAAGGCGGCTACGAGCTTCTCCCCTCAGTTCCTCATAGCCGGAAAGAATTGCCGCCTCGTACACGTGATGAGAGCCAACCCATCCGGATCCGAAGGTACGGCGCGAAACAATCTCCTGCACGCTGTTACTTTCCATAAAGGCAGAGACAAGGTCTGTATTCTCCTGCAAGAGCGCGCGTTGTCTTTCATCGCCAGCACTTTCGCCTCCAGCCTTCAGAGCTAGCTTGGCCGCCTCAGGATACCGCTGGATACGCAAACTTGCCTTCAACGCAAATTGGAGGCGCTGGAGTTCGATGTCACGACGCTCCACCGGGCCAGAGTCGGGAAGTCCGTTAGACGTCAGTGCCAGATCTACAAGCTCAGAGAATTGACCAGCTTCAAGCATCAACTGCGGCATTACACCCGCGACATATGTGCTGGTTGAGCTCAGCTTAGCCAGATCATTAATGAACTCCTTCAGCTGAGATGCGCCGGGCCGGAATCGTTCACGGAACCAGGTTTCTGCAGGCTCATCAAAAAATTGGATTGTATTTCCATTGACGATGAGCGGCCGGCCAAGATCGAGAGCAAAGCTCCTGACCAACGCGGGCTGCACACCTGATATTTCGGCTAGAACAGTTATCGGTACCAACGGACGTAAAGATGCAAGTCCGGCACAAATCAAATCGATCTGGGTTCGCTCGAGGGTACCGGCGGTGTCGCGTAGCTTAGCGATGGACGCTTCGAGAATCGTATCAATGACACTGTCCACGGTCGTCGGATTCGGCCCAAGCAGGCGTAGCATTTCTGGAAGTGTTAGCTCGCGAGAGAGCGTCAGTGCCTGGACTCGTGGGTTGTGTGAGCTTAACCGGTGAAATTCTTCGACATCGTGTTCGGAAGCATCCGGGAATTTCTGATGCAAATGTGCAGCCGTTTCACCCACAGTAAATGCACTTAGACCAAGCGACAGTGTATGGGGAGGAGGGTCGAGCAGAGACTCCCGGTGAGGCCGGCACAAGGCGACTAGTCGAACACCTTCAGGTAGAGGTTCGCGTAATAGATCGCGAACAAACGATCGGGGCTCGCCAATTTCTTCAGCAGCCATCTGCGCGTTATCCGCAGCGTCTACGATGATGCAAAGCAGTGCGTCTGCATTCTTTGCCCTGAGCATTGACACAGCCTGTCTCACACGGTGCATAAAAGCGCGCATGTAGGAGGAAAGATCTGCATTTACCGTTGGAATCAGGAGGTGACAGAGACCGAGTGCAGAGAGCTCATTAGCGAGTTGAACCAAGGCTATCCGATGGCCGTGACGGTAGCCTGTTACGCTGCGGTACTGACCATTGCCGAAGCAATCGTATAGTAAGCTAACCGAGCCTTCAGGTAGGTTACTGCCAATATTTGCTGCGAAGACTGACTTGCCGACACCAGCATCAGCATGTACGACCACAGGTACACCAACTGCATCGATGATGGATCTGATGATCACATCTTCATGTTGGCGAGGGATCGCTTGGTCGAGTTTGTTGATCAGGCATGGGGCTGGGAACAGCTGAGCCTCATCCGTGCGCAGCTCCCGGAGCATGTCCATTTTGGTGATAGATGGATTATCCGCGCTTTCAGACAACGCCTTACGGTTGACCAGCTCCTTGAGACGAATAGGGGCGTCAACATCCATATCTGGTAAGTAGCCACTGACATCTTGGAAAAGGATGTTCCTTTGAGTCCAGTAATTATCGTGCGACCCGTCCAATCGGAGCATTTTACAAAATGCTGCTAGCCCGTCACCGCTTAGCGATGTGAATGCTTCAAGCTTCCTTAAGTTGCCCGGATGCCGAGCATTCCTTTGCGCAGCCGCATCCTCAATCGCCTCAAGAAACTCGGCGCTGATAGTGCGGTTCGTGACGAACCAAAACTCAAGCGTGTCACATAGAGGGACGCCAGGCAGCCTTCGTTGAAGCTCCGCATACCGTTCAGCAAACCCATGGATTGTCTTTTCCAGACCGCTCGGTTGCCACACCTCATCTACCCGTAGCGTAGAGTGCTTGAGTTGCATGTAGCGAACCAGCGTTGCGCGTTCTAGATCAGTGTCGCCGTAGTATTCAGCGATATCGATGAGTTGATCACCGACCTCAACCTGCTCTGCGCCGGGAAACTCGCTGGTTGCGGCTCCTTCAATCGTG
This window encodes:
- the avs3a gene encoding AVAST type 3 anti-phage nuclease/ATPase Avs3a, with protein sequence MSESMLVRASRDGDQFHYLWAARRALQLLRPQSGLVAVTIEGAATSEFPGAEQVEVGDQLIDIAEYYGDTDLERATLVRYMQLKHSTLRVDEVWQPSGLEKTIHGFAERYAELQRRLPGVPLCDTLEFWFVTNRTISAEFLEAIEDAAAQRNARHPGNLRKLEAFTSLSGDGLAAFCKMLRLDGSHDNYWTQRNILFQDVSGYLPDMDVDAPIRLKELVNRKALSESADNPSITKMDMLRELRTDEAQLFPAPCLINKLDQAIPRQHEDVIIRSIIDAVGVPVVVHADAGVGKSVFAANIGSNLPEGSVSLLYDCFGNGQYRSVTGYRHGHRIALVQLANELSALGLCHLLIPTVNADLSSYMRAFMHRVRQAVSMLRAKNADALLCIIVDAADNAQMAAEEIGEPRSFVRDLLREPLPEGVRLVALCRPHRESLLDPPPHTLSLGLSAFTVGETAAHLHQKFPDASEHDVEEFHRLSSHNPRVQALTLSRELTLPEMLRLLGPNPTTVDSVIDTILEASIAKLRDTAGTLERTQIDLICAGLASLRPLVPITVLAEISGVQPALVRSFALDLGRPLIVNGNTIQFFDEPAETWFRERFRPGASQLKEFINDLAKLSSTSTYVAGVMPQLMLEAGQFSELVDLALTSNGLPDSGPVERRDIELQRLQFALKASLRIQRYPEAAKLALKAGGESAGDERQRALLQENTDLVSAFMESNSVQEIVSRRTFGSGWVGSHHVYEAAILSGYEELRGEARSRLRMAEEWLTNWARLSPEARKSEPVTDEDRAMMAIAQLNINGADQAALNLRRWSPRSISYTAGRVVAQRLLDHGRYLQLDELAVAAGNDMPLVLALAEETRKQNRLLSVEPTERMYKLLARQQIRADNSDSDRAPPLQAIVALVETAYCHKICDSLEARDLLKRYLPLQPPTHLSSRLGDSPTPYLRACALHAALSEKPLELIEVASPELRKEMQAVKSHSKSQELREFEADIGPLLLWVNLWAHSFTHPVDESQLNEAIVQAKSTSAQLQVNRYREYPHTANDIVILWLDILLTSGLARQETIAELVAWTTTLSRPLFTPTLNRLTRLFATVAGAENLAFEMAEKAASIHRTERSDARHLVEGLVDVARSLLPISTVDAEAYFNEAVEVASKIGDENFARWEALIQLAERAANGARPAPEVAYNFSRCAEVTRDYVDRDKHFAWNATIEALTGLCPSSTLAIASRWRDRRFGDESRILEVATRRLLANKQIEHLDALPLTVFRADWDEIAILSSALEGGADSQVKEIAVERAYRYMTLKTQTAAKWQALESISQSLSVTLPDLSQRLTRATQAEASGVHSQSSSVATQTERSRDQNGWDAVFVGCDLSTTTGISAAHQTYRAGEPPFHMEVFFSECVQRISVGQQPSFIEAFAHVAEFRLWDLRSFLETLPTQWTARPAIRNALVRMLKTVCRRLCMEIRRDRYYQVMPFDLAYQKSGISEFELLDVILSAIAESTELAGSERLFSLVGLLAPKLSNDEALDALSYGLKLFDAVLEESDGDGPWNQQLFPPASIEGALAGYIWAGLASPVAVTRWEAAHAVVGVCALNRHQILSELFAHAASDTKMPYGDARFEFYSLHAQQWLLVAASRAALEYPAAFIPHLDYLLVQADPNQQHVLIRLFAARSVMALIEHKLVTLPSELEQQLVKICAGESASHGAAQTQNSLSQSNASINDDRNFSGRDFDQYWLAPLGRCFGLKQSQVSRETQKSLRSELGYTGAHRWDADLRNKAELYRYEDTNSRHGTYPRVDDLSFYHSYHAMMITAGRLLSTQPVVGGRDESNENKFVEWLSRHDIARTDGRWLADRRDPEPAIRYDWPQRDEADAWLKSISAQDFERGLYPTLGMLTIWGQWSGADVNHSEAISVHSALVSPSTSASLLRAIQTVEHPHDFRIPGVDDELEFATPPYVLKGWIQSPHHESGLDRSDPWAGNVGFPAPEPAAYVVELMNMSTDLDRRIWLTPSSSVPVMRSQTWGYSPDDEGSDQAQGVRLEASMSYVIEFLTAVGKDLVVEVEVERTARHQNYRDPVADELQYILPSNRIYIFRSDGTVRTL